The following are encoded together in the Nitrospira sp. genome:
- a CDS encoding lipid-A-disaccharide synthase N-terminal domain-containing protein, whose protein sequence is MSTETLWIGIGFLGQGLFFGRWVVQWIASERTAESRVPVSFWYMSLIGGLITLSYAIYRMDPVFIAGQSIGSVVYLRNLALIHRANHTKSAPGPQA, encoded by the coding sequence ATGAGTACTGAAACACTCTGGATCGGTATCGGATTCCTCGGTCAGGGGCTCTTCTTCGGCCGTTGGGTGGTTCAATGGATCGCCTCCGAGCGGACGGCGGAGAGCCGCGTCCCCGTCTCCTTTTGGTACATGAGTCTCATCGGCGGACTGATCACGCTCTCCTATGCGATCTACCGAATGGACCCGGTCTTTATTGCAGGACAGTCTATCGGATCGGTGGTGTATCTCCGCAATCTGGCTCTCATTCACCGTGCGAATCACACGAAGAGCGCGCCAGGGCCACAAGCATGA